In one Heteronotia binoei isolate CCM8104 ecotype False Entrance Well chromosome 1, APGP_CSIRO_Hbin_v1, whole genome shotgun sequence genomic region, the following are encoded:
- the LOC132588705 gene encoding feather keratin B-4-like: MSCGYFPSCGPSCAVPSCLPSCGSPRGYPVSNLGSLGSCGGYYGGATSAGCLGIVNGANVGCVTQLPPSEMLIQPPPSCVTIPGPVLSASCESVRVAGYSACVGGGSLGSGRLGRRLCGYPC, from the coding sequence ATGTCCTGCGGTTACTTCCCAAGCTGCGGCCCATCGTGCGCTGTCCCATCCTGCCTCCCATCTTGCGGCTCCCCACGCGGCTACCCCGTCAGCAATCTGGGCTCCCTGGGCTCATGCGGCGGGTACTATGGCGGCGCGACCTCAGCGGGTTGCCTCGGCATCGTCAACGGGGCCAACGTCGGCTGCGTCACCCAGCTGCCGCCATCGGAAATGTTGATACAACCACCTCCTTCTTGCGTAACCATCCCAGGGCCGGTCCTCTCTGCTTCTTGTGAGTCGGTTCGCGTGGCAGGTTACTCCGCCTGTGTCGGGGGTGGCTCTCTAGGTTCTGGCCGCCTGGGCCGAAGGCTGTGCGGCTACCCCTGTTAA